In Rhodanobacter humi, the following are encoded in one genomic region:
- a CDS encoding biotin--[acetyl-CoA-carboxylase] ligase, with product MQPAELLAELAAGNPLSGVELAANAGVTRAAIWKQIEALRARGVPIEAGGAGGYRLPWSIQLLDAARIRAALPATVAKRLGALEVHWELDSTSSELQRRGAAVPDLAMVLAETQSAGRGRRGRTWLSPPGLNLYLSCLKRFDTGFAALSGLSLALGVIVLRTLEALGIAGAGLKWPNDVLAAAPGHAPGKLAGILVELSGEYQGPCAAIIGIGLNLRLTDALRAQAGQPACDLATLAGGTPPDRNRTAAALIAALAAGLAQFERDGFAAFADEYARHDLLRDRPLRLSGAGGTRDGIGAGVDGRGALLLRLPDGELQRIDSADITVRRA from the coding sequence ATGCAGCCTGCCGAACTGCTGGCCGAGCTGGCCGCGGGCAATCCGCTGTCCGGCGTCGAACTGGCCGCCAACGCCGGCGTGACCCGCGCCGCGATATGGAAACAGATCGAGGCGCTGCGTGCGCGCGGCGTGCCGATCGAGGCCGGCGGCGCGGGCGGCTACCGCCTGCCCTGGTCGATCCAGCTGCTGGACGCCGCGCGCATCCGCGCCGCCCTGCCCGCCACCGTCGCCAAGCGGCTGGGCGCGCTGGAGGTGCACTGGGAGCTGGACTCCACCTCCAGCGAGCTGCAGCGCCGCGGCGCCGCGGTGCCGGATCTCGCCATGGTGCTGGCCGAAACGCAGAGCGCCGGCCGCGGCCGCCGTGGTCGCACCTGGCTGTCGCCGCCGGGCCTGAACCTCTACCTGTCCTGCCTGAAACGCTTCGACACCGGCTTCGCCGCACTGTCCGGGCTGTCGCTGGCGCTCGGCGTCATCGTGCTGCGCACGCTGGAAGCGCTGGGCATCGCCGGCGCGGGCCTGAAATGGCCGAACGACGTGCTGGCCGCCGCGCCCGGCCACGCGCCCGGCAAGCTGGCCGGCATCCTGGTCGAGCTCAGCGGCGAATACCAGGGACCGTGCGCTGCCATCATCGGCATCGGCCTCAATCTGCGCCTCACCGACGCGTTGCGTGCACAGGCCGGCCAGCCAGCCTGCGATCTCGCCACCCTGGCCGGCGGCACGCCACCGGACCGCAACCGCACGGCGGCCGCGCTGATCGCCGCGCTGGCCGCGGGTCTCGCGCAATTCGAGCGCGACGGCTTTGCCGCCTTCGCCGACGAGTACGCTCGCCACGACTTGCTGCGTGACCGGCCGCTGCGGCTCAGCGGCGCCGGCGGCACACGCGACGGCATCGGCGCCGGCGTGGACGGCCGCGGCGCCCTGCTGCTGCGCCTGCCCGATGGCGAACTGCAGCGCATCGACAGCGCCGACATCACGGTGCGCCGCGCATGA